One window of the Bacillota bacterium genome contains the following:
- the lnt gene encoding apolipoprotein N-acyltransferase, giving the protein MKKQTFLLFSLPLLSAFLLILAFPRFNLWYMAWFALIPAIVFLLGSRPGTAFWGGLVFGAIFHFYINFFVNEALFDFLPRNLALLAFVLLITYLSLFYGLCFYALNRIKDIVSPISMVFLFSFLWVLMEYLRSAGFLGYTAGYLGYTQWNIPVILRIASVYGYWGLPFLMFALQAMIALWIKNLLSNRSLGKVLLVWMIIAGLGLGLPSFFPVTRENQTRNIALIQANISQNNLLEGARENLERYENLSRDAAAQYGDLDLIVWAETVLSTALAGGRDTLPEVRQLSEDLQVPIIYGAMVRKDDGLYNSMILLIPGREDLQSCSKKYLVPIVEYFPLNDFLNRWLNLRVILGTYERGKGINVFDLDSLPLSGVICFESFFGSYTRQFAAAGAKHLFIISNDNWLKNSNGLDQHAHMVMIRAAEMGVGVTQVANSGITISADFTGKELLRSNIDEVKILRLETDFAGRNTVYRVGGDYFIILGCLYVFFSIAKNIFLHRKTNATSRNP; this is encoded by the coding sequence ATGAAGAAACAAACATTTTTGTTATTTTCCCTTCCGTTGCTTTCCGCATTTTTGTTGATTCTGGCTTTTCCCCGATTCAACCTCTGGTATATGGCCTGGTTTGCTCTGATCCCCGCGATTGTTTTTTTGCTGGGTTCCCGGCCGGGAACAGCATTTTGGGGCGGCCTGGTTTTCGGGGCCATCTTTCATTTTTACATCAATTTCTTTGTCAATGAAGCACTTTTCGATTTCTTGCCACGCAATCTTGCCCTACTGGCCTTCGTGCTGCTGATCACTTATTTAAGTCTGTTTTATGGACTGTGCTTCTATGCGCTCAACCGGATCAAGGATATTGTATCGCCGATTTCCATGGTTTTTTTATTTTCATTTCTTTGGGTACTTATGGAATATCTGCGTTCCGCGGGTTTTCTCGGGTATACCGCGGGGTATCTCGGGTACACACAGTGGAACATCCCTGTTATCCTCAGGATTGCCAGCGTTTACGGTTACTGGGGGCTTCCTTTTTTGATGTTCGCTTTGCAGGCCATGATCGCTCTCTGGATCAAGAACCTGTTGAGTAACAGAAGCCTGGGCAAGGTTTTGCTGGTGTGGATGATCATAGCCGGCCTGGGCCTGGGGCTGCCTTCTTTTTTCCCTGTAACCAGGGAAAATCAGACCAGAAACATCGCCCTGATTCAGGCCAACATCAGCCAAAACAATTTGCTTGAAGGCGCACGTGAGAATCTGGAACGATACGAAAATCTTTCCCGGGACGCGGCCGCACAATATGGGGATCTTGACCTGATCGTCTGGGCAGAAACCGTCCTTTCCACGGCGCTGGCCGGGGGACGGGATACTCTTCCCGAGGTCAGGCAACTGTCCGAGGATCTGCAGGTTCCTATTATTTACGGCGCCATGGTCCGGAAGGATGATGGACTTTACAATTCCATGATCCTGCTCATCCCCGGCCGGGAAGATCTTCAATCATGCAGCAAGAAGTACCTGGTACCGATTGTGGAATATTTCCCGCTGAACGATTTTTTGAACCGTTGGTTGAATTTAAGAGTTATACTGGGAACCTACGAACGGGGGAAAGGGATCAATGTTTTTGATCTGGATAGCCTGCCTCTGTCCGGAGTGATATGCTTCGAGAGTTTTTTTGGAAGCTACACGAGGCAATTTGCCGCCGCGGGAGCAAAACACCTTTTCATTATCAGCAATGATAACTGGCTCAAAAACAGCAATGGCCTGGACCAGCATGCCCACATGGTCATGATCCGCGCTGCCGAGATGGGCGTGGGCGTAACACAGGTTGCCAATTCGGGTATAACCATCTCCGCCGATTTTACCGGCAAGGAACTTCTACGTTCAAATATCGATGAGGTGAAGATTCTCCGGCTGGAAACCGACTTTGCCGGGCGCAATACCGTCTACCGCGTGGGCGGGGATTATTTTATCATCCTGGGCTGTCTATATGTTTTCTTTTCCATCGCGAAAAACATATTCCTGCACCGCAAAACCAACGCTACTTCAAGAAACCCTTGA
- a CDS encoding molybdenum cofactor guanylyltransferase, which yields MTEKTAAIILAGGENKRLGQPKALLRFGDKLIVEIMVEKLQEYFSEIIIVTDLPDPLRHLPVILTGDVFTSYRKSSLRGLHAGLERSTGTHNFVIACDMPFVNILLIEYMHSMIPGYDAVIPRVGEYVQPLHAFYHKRSIATIEKHLLAGKFKVAELYCHLNIRYIEEEKILEVDPEQKAFFNINTDVAFKTARQIYFEEEQTRKILGG from the coding sequence ATGACTGAGAAAACAGCGGCGATTATTTTAGCCGGGGGAGAAAATAAAAGACTGGGACAGCCAAAAGCCCTGCTAAGATTCGGCGATAAATTGATTGTCGAGATAATGGTAGAAAAACTGCAAGAATATTTCTCTGAAATTATCATTGTAACCGATCTTCCCGATCCGCTGCGGCACCTGCCGGTTATTTTAACCGGGGATGTCTTCACCAGTTACAGAAAATCTTCCTTGCGGGGGCTGCATGCCGGGCTTGAAAGATCGACAGGCACTCACAATTTTGTTATTGCTTGCGACATGCCTTTTGTAAATATATTGCTGATCGAATACATGCACAGTATGATACCCGGGTACGATGCGGTTATTCCCCGTGTAGGGGAATATGTACAACCACTTCATGCTTTTTATCACAAGAGGAGCATTGCTACCATTGAAAAGCATCTGCTTGCGGGTAAATTCAAGGTTGCTGAGCTGTATTGCCACTTGAATATCAGGTATATCGAGGAAGAAAAAATCCTGGAAGTTGATCCGGAACAGAAGGCATTTTTCAATATCAATACCGATGTAGCTTTCAAAACTGCCCGGCAGATATATTTTGAGGAAGAGCAAACAAGAAAGATCTTGGGGGGGTAA